A genomic stretch from Ovis canadensis isolate MfBH-ARS-UI-01 breed Bighorn chromosome 5, ARS-UI_OviCan_v2, whole genome shotgun sequence includes:
- the IL13 gene encoding interleukin-13 yields MALFLTVVVVLTCFGGLASPNPVPSSSSLKELIEELVNITQNQKVPLCNGSMVWSLNLTSSMYCAALDSLISISNCSVIHRTKRMLSALCPHKPSAKHVSSEYVRDTKIEVAQFLKDLLRHSRIVFRNGSYN; encoded by the exons ATGGCGCTCTTCTTGACCGTGGTCGTTGTTCTTACCTGCTTTGGTGGCCTCGCCTCCCCAAACCCTGTGCCTTCCTCTTCATCCCTCAAGGAGCTCATTGAAGAGCTGGTTAATATCACCCAGAACCAGAAG GTGCCGCTGTGCAATGGCAGCATGGTGTGGAGCCTCAACCTGACGAGCAGCATG taCTGTGCAGCCCTGGACTCCCTGATCAGCATCTCCAACTGCAGTGTCATCCACAGGACCAAGAGGATGCTGAGTGCGCTCTGTCCTCACAAGCCCTCAGCTAAG CATGTTTCCAGTGAGTACGTCCGAGACACCAAAATTGAAGTGGCCCAGTTCTTAAAAGACCTGCTCAGACACTCAAGGATCGTTTTTCGCAATGGAAGTTACAACTGA